From the Bradyrhizobium ontarionense genome, the window ACCAGGGCAAGTATCACTACGTCTACGGACCCTATGTCGATCCGGTGCTGACCATTGATCCCGGTGCGGTTGTCTCCGCCGAGACGCACGACGCCTTCGAGGGCGCCATCAAATACGAGACCGACAGTCCGTCGAAGATCCTGAACTTCCCGTTCCTCAATCCGCAGAACGGCCCGATCTACGTCAACGGCGCCGAGAAGGGCGACACGCTCGCGGTCTACATCGAGAGCATCGTGCCGCGGGGACCGCAGCCGCGTGGCACCACCGTGGTCATGCCGGATTTCGGCGGGCTGGTCTCGACCGGCAGCACCGCGTTGCTCAATCCGGCGCTGCCGGAGCGGGTGAAAAAGCTCGAAATCACGGCCGAAAAGGGCACCGTCTGGAACGACAAGATCACGCTGCCCTATGAGCCGTTCATCGGCACCATCGGCACCTCGCCGGAGATCGAGGCGATCTCCTCGCTGGTCCCGGACTACTATGGCGGCAACATGGACCTGCCGGATGTCGGCGTCGGCGCGGTCATCTATCTGCCGGTCAACACCAAGGGCGCGCTGCTCTATCTCGGCGACTGCCATGCCGCGCAGGGCGACGGCGAATTGTGCGGTGTTGCGATCGAGCACCCGACGGTCACGACGGTGCAGGTCGACCTGATCAAGGGCTGGCACATTGCGTGGCCGCGGCTCGAAACTAAGGATGTCATCATGACCATCGGCTCGGCGCGGCCGATGGAGGATGCTGCGCGCATCGCCTATCGCGAGCTGTGCCGCTGGATGGCGGCCGACTACGGCTTCGAGGAGATCGACGCCTACATGCTGCTGACGCAGGCCGGGCGCGTCCGTCTCGGCAACATGGTCGATCCGAAATACACGCTCGGCGCCTCGATCAAGAAATCGTTCCTGGTCTGACGGGGAAGGGCGGAGATGTCGTCGAAGGTCAAGGTCGCCACCGTCCAGTTCGAGCCGACATTGGGCGACAAGGAGCGCAACGTCGCGGGCCTGCTCGAGCTCTGCGAGCAGGCGGCGCTGTCGGGCGCGAAGCTGATCGTGACGCCGGAGATGGGCACGACCGGCTATTGCTGGTACGACCGCGCAGAGGTGGCGCCGTTCGTCGAGAAGGTGCCGGGCTCGACCACGCACCGCTTCGCGGCGCTGGCGAAGCGTCACGGCTGCACCATCGTGATCGGCATGCCCGAGGTCGATGACGACGACATCTACTACAACAGCGCGGTGCTGATCGGTCCCGACGGCGTCATCGGCCGGCACCGCAAGACGCATCCCTATATCTCCGAGCCGAAATGGGCGGCGGCGGGCGACCTGCACAACCAGGTGTTCGAAACTCCCATCGGCCGGATCGCGCTGCTGATCTGCATGGACATTCATTTCGTCGAGACGGCGCGGCTGATGGCGCTCGGCGGCGCCGACATCATCTGCCACATCTCGAACTGGCTCGCCGAGCGCACGCCGGCGCCATACTGGATCAGCCGCGCTTTCGAAAA encodes:
- a CDS encoding acetamidase/formamidase family protein; translated protein: MAWQSESIMARKGVAKGARGVHHVITEKDQGKYHYVYGPYVDPVLTIDPGAVVSAETHDAFEGAIKYETDSPSKILNFPFLNPQNGPIYVNGAEKGDTLAVYIESIVPRGPQPRGTTVVMPDFGGLVSTGSTALLNPALPERVKKLEITAEKGTVWNDKITLPYEPFIGTIGTSPEIEAISSLVPDYYGGNMDLPDVGVGAVIYLPVNTKGALLYLGDCHAAQGDGELCGVAIEHPTVTTVQVDLIKGWHIAWPRLETKDVIMTIGSARPMEDAARIAYRELCRWMAADYGFEEIDAYMLLTQAGRVRLGNMVDPKYTLGASIKKSFLV